Below is a genomic region from Oscillatoria sp. FACHB-1407.
CCCGTGTTGCCAATGGTCAAGATGTCAGCAACATTGCCTCCGTTGCGAGCTTCTTCCTCAGCCGCATCGACAGCAACATCGACAAGCGCATCGACGACAAGCTGAAAGGCATCGACGAGCTTTCAGAAAAAGCCAAGTTACAAGCCGTGAAAGGTAAAGTAGCGATCGCTAACGCCAAAATTGCGTATCAGGAGTATAAAAAGATTATCCAGAGCGATCGCTGGCAAGCTCTGGTCGCCAAAGGGGCAAAGGTGCAACGTCTGCTGTGGGCGAGTACCAGCACCAAAGACCCTAACTACAGTGATGTCATGTACGTTGACGAATTGGTGGGAGCCGATACAGTCAACACGTTGCCCCCCGCTACAATCGAAGCGTGTGCCGACCATTGTGATGTGGGCGATCGCATCGAAATGAACATCGACCAGGCATATCAGGTGATTGAGAACCTCAAAGATCCCGATATCAACATCGACATCAATCAAGTCATGGATGAGTTGCTCGACGAAGGCATCGACAAATTCATTCAACCCTTCCAGTCCTTAATGGACTCCATGGAAGGCAAAATCAAACACCTGAGCAACGTCGCTTAAAGAAGGCTAAAGGATGAAGGATGAAGGATAAAAAACATAGTTAATCGTCAATCCTTGGTGGTCAATTGTTACCCTTTATCCTTCCGCTTCCCTTCATTCCTTAGCCTGACTTTTTCCTCTTATCCTTTAGCCTTTAACCTTCATCCTTTTTCTCTCTTCCCTCTTATCCTTTAGCCTGAATCCTTTATCGTTTCTTCCCCCTATCCCCCCTATCCCGCCTATGGTTACTCTGCTCGAAAACCCCCTCCGCGTCGGTTTACAACACGATCGCATTCCCGAACCCCAAATCCTGGTGATCTTTGGTGCTTCGGGTGACTTAACGCAACGTAAACTCGTGCCTGCGCTCTATCAGATGAAGCAGGATCGCAAATTGCCCCCTGAATTGACGAT
It encodes:
- the tal gene encoding transaldolase yields the protein MTATNHLLEIKQYGQSIWMDNLTRDILQSGELKDLVENKGIAGITSNPAIFEKAINGNKIYDADIEAGIRAGKPVLEIYESLTFDDIRNACDILRPVYESSNGLDGYVSIEVPPTIARDTQKTIEEAKRYYNAIGKENVMIKIPGTPEGLPAVEATIAAGINVNVTLLFSVQSYIDTAWAYIRGLETRVANGQDVSNIASVASFFLSRIDSNIDKRIDDKLKGIDELSEKAKLQAVKGKVAIANAKIAYQEYKKIIQSDRWQALVAKGAKVQRLLWASTSTKDPNYSDVMYVDELVGADTVNTLPPATIEACADHCDVGDRIEMNIDQAYQVIENLKDPDINIDINQVMDELLDEGIDKFIQPFQSLMDSMEGKIKHLSNVA